A window of Callospermophilus lateralis isolate mCalLat2 chromosome 13, mCalLat2.hap1, whole genome shotgun sequence contains these coding sequences:
- the Arhgap21 gene encoding rho GTPase-activating protein 21 isoform X4, with protein MAQFRLLDCMINHNWSLLCNLYCAWSDQVSKNKDGKEQSETVSPSEDETFSWPGPKTVMLKRTSQGFGFTLRHFIVYPPESAIQFSYKDEENGNRGGKQRNRLEPMDTIFVKQVKEGGPAFEAGLCTGDRIIKVNGESVIGKTYSQVIALIQNSDTTLELSVMPKDEDILQVAYSQDAYLKGNEAYSGNARNIPEPPPVCYPWLPSAPSAMAQPVEISPPDSSLSKQQTSTPVLTQPGRAYRMEIQVPPSPTDVAKSNTAVCVCNESVRTVIVPSEKVVDLLSSRNNHTGPSHRTEEVRYGVSEQNPLKIVSRTTSPPSSIPAAHLIHQTAGSRSLEPCGILLKSGNYSGQSEGISSSRSQAVDSPSVSVNHYSPNSHQHIDWKNYKTYKEYIDNRRLHIGCRTIQERLDSLRAASQSTTDYNQVVPTRTSLQVRRRSTSHDRVPQSAQIRQRSVSQERLEDSVLMKYCPRSASQGALTSPPVSFSNHRTRSWDYIEGQGETLENVNSESQIPDSNGERKQTYKWSGFTEQDDRRGIYERPRQQEIHKSFRGSNLTVAPSVVNSDNRRMSGRGVGSVSQFKKIPPDLKTPQSNRNFQTTGGTSLPRGISQDRSPLVKVRSNSLKAPSTHITKPSFSQNSLVSIKDQRQVNHLHQNSVLNQQTWFRAESTADHQVETGKALSLSGASVKPGLQKSETVGTSGLELSLIQRNQDPNLQEAELQQSNALDNKETVILREKPPSGRQTPQPLRHQSYILAVNDQDTGSDTTCWLPNDARREVHIKRMEERKASNTSPPGDSLASIPFIDEPTSPSIDHDIAHIPASAVISASTCQVPSIATVPPSLTTSAPLIRRQLSHDQESVGPPSLDAQPNSKTERSKSYDEGLDDYREDAKLSFKHVSSLKGIKITDSQKSSEDSGSRKDSSSEVFSDAAKEGWLHFRPLVTDKGKRVGGSIRPWKQMYVVLRGHSLYLYKDKREQMPPSEEEQPISVNACLIDISYSETKRKNVFRLTTSDCECLFQAEDRDDMLAWIKTIQESSNLNEEDTGVTNRDLISRRIKEYNNLMSSKAEQLPKTPRQSLSIRQTLLGAKSEPKTQSPHSPKEESERKLLSKDDTSPPKDKGTWRKGIPSIMRKTFEKKPTATGTFGVRLDDCPPAHTNRYIPLIVDICCKLVEERGLEYTGIYRVPGNNAAISSMQEELNKGMADIDIQDDKWRDLNVISSLLKSFFRKLPEPLFTNDKYADFIEANRKEDPLDRLKTLKRLIHDLPEHHYETLKFLSAHLKTVAENSEKNKMEPRNLAIVFGPTLVRTSEDNMTHMVTHMPDQYKIVETLIQHHDWFFTEEGAEEPLTSVQEENTVDSQPVPNIDHLLTNIGRTGVSPGDVSDSATSDSTKSKGSWGSGKDQYSRELLVSSIFAAASRKRKKPKEKAQPSSSEDELDNVFFKKENVEQCHNDIKEESKKESETIGRKQRLIIAKENSSKTDSTTKDEKTSLRKGSTPSEEPSPPHSSKHNRSPTLSSRFTILKESSKLLLSQKSSHFEETGSDSGTLLSTSSQASLARFSNKKSTSPEPKHCEFLANVGTITSDYSTTSSTMYLTSLDSSRLSPEVQSVAESKGDEADDERSELISEGRPVETDSESEFPVFPTALTSERVFRGKLQEVTKTSRRNSEGSEVSCTEGSLTPSLDSRRQLFSSHKLIECDTLSRKKSARFKSDSGSLGDTKSEKETPSITKVFDVMKKGKSTGSLLTPTRSESEKPEPTWKTKIADRLKLRPRAPADDMFGVGNQKTNAETAKRKNIKRRHTLGGHRDATEISVLNFWKAHEQSGERESELSAVNRLKPKCSAQDLSISDWLARERLRTSTSDLSRGETGDPQLENPGTSESPRTETTWSFQSDTGSSSSTLASTNRPHLSIPPQLPDQINGENFQNMSQNASSATNAHPHKLSETPGSKAQLHPCL; from the exons GAAAACAAAGAAACCGCTTGGAACCAATGGATACCATATTTGTTAAACAAGTTAAAGAAGGAGGACCTGCCTTTGAAGCTGGATTATGCACAG GTGACCGAATTATAAAAGTCAATGgagaaagtgttattggaaagacCTATTCCCAAGTAATTGCTCTAATTCAGAACAG TGATACAACATTGGAACTTAGTGTTATGCCAAAAGATGAAGATATTCTCCAAGTG GCATATTCTCAAGATGCCTACCTGAAAGGCAATGAAGCCTATAGCGGCAATGCCCGTAATATACCCGAACCTCCACCAGTTTGCTATCCCTGGTTGCCATCTGCCCCTTCAGCCATGGCACAGCCAGTTGAAATATCTCCTCCAGATTCGTCATTGAGCAAACAGCAAACCAGTACACCAGTCCTGACACAACCTGGCAGGGCTtatagaatggaaatacaagtgcCTCCATCACCAACAGATGTTGCAAAATCAAACACAGCAGTGTGTGTTTGCAATGAAAGTGTAAGGACTGTCATTGTGCCTTCTGAGAAGGTTGTAGACTTGTTATCCAGTAGAAACAACCATACAGGTCCTTCACACAGAACTGAAGAAGTGAGGTATGGTGTAAGtgaacagaaccctttaaaaataGTGTCAAGAAccacatcaccaccatcatcaattCCTGCTGCCCATCTTATTCATCAGACTGCAGGTTCTAGGTCACTAGAACCTTGTGGAATTTTACTTAAGTCTGGAAATTACAGTGGACAATCTGAAGGAATCTCAAGCAGTAGATCTCAAGCTGTAGATTCTCCTTCTGTATCTGTTAATCACTATTCCCCAAATTCCCATCAGCACATAGACTggaaaaactataaaacttacAAGGAGTATATTGATAACAGACGATTGCACATAGGTTGTCGGACAATTCAAGAAAGATTGGATAGTTTAAGAGCAGCATCTCAGAGCACGACAGATTATAACCAGGTGGTACCAACCCGCACTTCTTTGCAGGTACGACGCCGAAGCACCTCTCATGATCGAGTGCCCCAGTCTGCTCAGATTCGGCAACGCAGTGTCTCCCAGGAAAGACTGGAAGATTCTGTGCTAATGAAGTATTGTCCAAGAAGTGCATCTCAAGGCGCACTGACATCTCCACCCGTTAGTTTCAGTAATCATAGAACTCGTTCATGGGATTACATTGAGGGACAGGGTGAAACCTTAGAAAATGTTAATTCTGAAAGTCAAATACCTGATTCAAATGGGGAGCGAAAACAGACTTATAAGTGGAGTGGGTTTACTGAACAGGATGATAGACGAGGTATTTATGAAAGGCCCAGGCAACAAGAAATTCATAAATCTTTTCGAGGTTCAAATTTGACCGTGGCTCCAAGTGTTGTTAATTCTGATAATAGGCGAATGAGTGGTAGAGGAGTGGGATCTGTgtcacagtttaaaaaaattccaccagatctAAAAACACCGCAGTCCAACAGGAATTTTCAAACTACTGGTGGAACATCACTGCCACGAGGTATTTCACAAGACAGGTCACCTCTTGTAAAAGTCCGGAGTAATTCTCTGAAAGCACCTTCTACACATATCACAAAACCATCATTCAGTCAGAACTCACTGGTGTCTATCAAAGACCAAAGACAGGTAAATCACTTGCATCAAAACAGTGTATTGAATCAGCAGACGTGGTTCAGAGCTGAAAGCACCGCTGATCACCAAGTGGAGACTGGGAAGgccctctctttatctggagcttCTGTTAAGCCTGGCCTTCAGAAGAGCGAGACTGTGGGCACTTCAGGTTTAGAACTCTCTCTTATTCAAAGGAATCAAGATCCAAATTTACAAGAGGCTGAACTTCAGCAATCAAATGCTTTAGATAATAAAGAAACTGTCAtcctaagagaaaaacctccatctGGTCGCCAAACACCACAGCCTTTAAGGCATCAGTCTTACATCTTAGCAGTAAATGACCAGGATACCGGGTCAGATACCACCTGCTGGTTGCCAAATGATGCGCGCCGAGAGGTCCATATAAAAAGAATGGAGGAAAGGAAAGCCTCAAATACCAGCCCGCCTGGAGATTCCTTGGCTTCCATCCCATTTATAG ATGAGCCAACTAGCCCTAGCATTGATCATGATATTGCCCATATCCCTGCTTCTGCTGTTATCTCTGCCTCTACCTGTCAAGTCCCCTCAATAGCAACTGTTCCTCCCAGTCTCACAACTTCTGCTCCTTTAATTCGACGTCAGCTGTCCCACGACCAAG AATCTGTTGGACCACCTAGCCTGGATGCCCAGCCCAACTCAAAAACAGAAAGATCAAAATCATATGATGAGGGTCTGGATGATTATAGAGAAGATGCAAAATT ATCCTTTAAGCATGTATCTAGCCTGAAGGGCATCAAG ATCACAGATAGTCAAAAGTCATCAGAAGACTCTGGATCCAGAAAAGATTCTTCTTCAGAGGTTTTCAGTGATGCTGCAAAAGAAGGGTGGCTCCATTTCCGACCACTTGTCACCGATAAGGGCAAG CGTGTTGGTGGAAGTATTCGTCCTTGGAAACAGATGTATGTTGTACTTCGGGGCCATTCTCTGTACTTGTACAAAGATAAGAGAGAGCAGATGCCTCCTTCTGAGGAAGAGCAACCCATCAGTGTTAATGCTTGCCTGATAGACATCTCTTACAGTGAGAccaagaggaaaaatgtgtttcgacTTACCACATCCGATTGTGAATGTCTATTTCAGGCAGAAGACAGAGATGATATGTTAGCATGGATCAAGACTATCCAGGAAAGTAGCAACCTAAACGAAGAG GACACTGGAGTTACTAACAGGGATTTAATTAGTCGGAGAATAAAAGAATATAACAATCTGATGAG CAGCAAAGCAGAACAGTTGCCAAAAACACCTCGCCAGAGTCTCAGCATCAGGCAAACTTTACTTGGTGCTAAATCAGAGCCAAAGACTCAAAGCCCACATTCTCCAAAGGAAGAATCTGAAAGGAAACTTCTCAGCAAAG ATGATACCAGTCCCCCAAAAGACAAAGGCACGTGGAGAAAAGGCATTCCAAGCATTATGAGAAAGACATTTGAGAAAAAGCCTACTGCTACAGGAACATTTGGCGTCCGACTGGATGATTGTCCGCCAGCTCATACTAATCGG TATATTCCATTAATAGTTGATATATGTTGCAAATTAGTTGAAGAAAGAGGTCTCGAATATACAGGTATTTACAGAGTTCCTGGAAATAATGCAGCCATTTCAAGTATGCAAGAAGAACTCAACAAGGGAATGGCTGATATTGATATACAAGATGAT AAATGGCGAGATTTGAATGTGATAAGCAGTTTACTAAAATCCTTCTTCAGAAAACTCCCTGAACCTCTCTTCACAAATG AtaaatatgctgattttattgAAGCCAATCGTAAAGAAGATCCTCTAGATCGGCTGAAAACATTGAAAAGACTA ATCCACGATTTGCCTGAACATCATTATGAAACCCTTAAGTTTCTTTCGGCTCATCTGAAGACAGTAGCAGAAAATTCGGAAAAAAATAAG ATGGAACCAAGAAACCTAGCAATTGTTTTTGGTCCAACTCTAGTGCGAACATCAGAAGACAACATGACCCACATGGTCACACACATGCCCGACCAGTACAAGATTGTAGAGACACTCATCCAGCAT catGACTGGTTTTTCACGGAAGAGGGTGCTGAAGAGCCTCTT ACCTCAGTGCAGGAGGAAAACACAGTAGACTCCCAGCCAGTGCCAAACATAGATCATTTACTCACCAACATTGGAAGGACAGGAGTCTCCCCTGGAGATGTATCAG ATTCAGCCACTAGTGACTCAACAAAATCTAAG GGTTCTTGGGGATCTGGAAAGGATCAGTATAGCAGAGAACTGCTTGTGTCCTCCATCTTTGCAGCCGCTAGTCGCAAGAGGAAAAAGCCAAAAGAAAAAGCACAACCCAGTAGCTCAGAAGATGAATTGGACAATGTATTTTTTAAGAAGGAAAATGTGGAACAATGTCACAATGACATTAAAGAAGAATCCAAAAAGGAAAGTGAGACAATAGGCAGAAAACAAAGGCTCATCATTGCCAAAGAAAACAGTTCTAAGACAGATAGCACAACAAAAGATGAGAAGACATCTCTACGAAAAGGGAGCACACCATCTGAAGAACCCTCCCCACCACACAGTTCCAAACATAACAGGTCGCCAACTCTTAGCAGTCGCTTTACTATCCTGAAAGAGAGCTCTAAATTACTTCTCTCACAAAAGTCCTCCCATTTTGAGGAGACAGGGTCTGACTCTGGCACTTTGCTTAGCACATCTTCCCAGGCTTCTCTGGCAAGGTTTTCTAACAAGAAATCTACCAGTCCAGAACCTAAACATTGTGAGTTTTTGGCCAATGTTGGCACCATCACCTCAGATTATTCCACTACATCATCAACTATGTACTTGACTAGCCTCGACTCCAGTCGACTAAGCCCTGAAGTGCAATCTGTGGCAGAAAGCAAGGGAGATGAGGCTGATGATGAGAGAAGCGAACTGATAAGTGAGGGGCGGCCTGTGGAGACTGACAGTGAGAGCGAGTTTCCTGTCTTCCCCACAGCTTTGACTTCCGAGAGGGTTTTCCGAGGAAAACTGCAAGAGGTTACTAAGACAAGCCGTAGAAACTCAGAAGGAAGTGAAGTAAGTTGTACCGAGGGAAGTTTAACACCAAGTTTAGATAGCCGGAGACAACTCTTTAGTTCACATAAACTTATTGAATGTGATACACTATCCAGAAAAAAGTCTGCAAGATTCAAGTCAGACAGTGGAAGTCTAGGAGATACCAAGAGCGAGAAAGAAACACCTTCAATAACCAAAGTGTTTGATGTCatgaaaaaaggaaaatcaaCTGGGAGTCTACTAACACCAACCAGAAGTGAATCAGAAAAGCCAGAACCCACTTGGAAAACAAAAATAGCAGATCGACTCAAGCTGAGACCCAGAGCACCTGCAGATGATATGTTTGGAGTAGGGaatcaaaaaacaaatgccgaaactGCTAAAAGGAAAAACATCAAGCGCAGACACACACTAGGAGGACACAGAGATGCTACTGAAATCAGCGTTTTGAATTTCTGGAAAGCACATGAGCAGAGTGGGGAGAGAGAATCTGAACTTTCAGCTGTGAATCGGTTAAAACCAAAATGCTCAGCCCAGGACCTCTCAATCTCAGATTGGCTTGCCAGGGAGCGCCTACGCACGAGCACATCTGACCTTAGCAGAGGAGAAACCGGAGACCCCCAGCTGGAGAACCCTGGCACATCAGAATCACCCAGGACCGAGACAACTTGGTCTTTTCAATCTGACACTGGCAGTTCTTCTAGTACTTTGGCTTCAACAAATAGGCCCCATCTTTCCATACCACCACAGTTACCTGACcaaataaatggagaaaacttccagaacatgagccaaaatgcTAGTTCTGCAACTAATGCCcatcctcataaactgtctgaaaCCCCAGGAAGTAAAGCACAGCTTCATCCCTGTCTTTAA